The DNA window GCATTCGATAAGTAAAGCCACCATATTCAGGTGCTTTGCCGTCGTGTATTTCCCCTGGTTCAAGTAGAAAGCTACCACCAGATAAAGATGTGTGGGTATTACGTCTGCAGTTAAACTGTTGAACTCCCTGTTCAGTGATGCCGACTAAATAACTGTCATGCCAATGCGGATCATATGCATGACCGTTAAAATGCGCTCTGATTGTTTCAATCCCAGTATCATCATCTTTACTTAATTCAAGCCAATCCTTAGGCGCTAGCTCAGCCATTTCAATACTTCCTTGTAAACGTAAATACACACTCTACTTAGTTAAATATAAAATGAGATCTGAATCTAGAATATTTGTGCGTTTTTAATAAATTATTTATGTTACATGCATTCCATTAATCCCGATCTGATTTGAACTTACGTCTCATTGCGCTACCTCTTAGGTGGTGCTATTTTGCAGGTTTGTATTTTACATGATTTAATTCATTTCGAACTAAGATATTTAATCTTAAATAAGTTTTAATAAAAGGACAAAAAATGAAATTTACCATTCCACTATTATTATCAGCTGCTGTATTGTTACCTAGCGTTAGTGTTGCAGCCAGCAATGCGATTACCCCCCCAACTTTAACTAGCGTGTCGGCCACGGAAGTTCCGAACATTTTCTCCGAAAAAAAATTACCAATTGCGATTGTTGGTGGTTATCAAATTGAAAATGCTATTTTGACAGCAAGAACTTTAAGCTGTGGTATTAACGTCAGTGATCTTGAAATTGAAGCTAAATTGAGATGGGATGGTACTACACCTAAAATTTTGCTTGTTGGAATGAACCTTATTATGTGTCGTTCTGGAGTTACCAGCCCATTTTCAATTGACCTATCAGAGTTTATTCACAACATACCTGTACATGTTTTAGATAGGCTTGAAGTCGCGAATAACGTAAGTCTTGGCCTGTGAGCGGTTGTGTCGCAAAATTGATTAAGTAAATCCATTTTTCAGGACGATATTATCCATTTTTATCAAATAACGTTTGAGGTAAACCCTTTGCTTTAGCTGAGGGTAGAACAGTACTGACCAGAACGGTCTGTTTTTCGGTTCATTCTTGTGAATTATGTTATGTGAGAAATAATTCACAATCATCGTATTAAAAAATACATAGCAAACCTATATAAGCATATTATGACTGATTTTCTTTGTTAACTACACTTTGTTAACTAGGCTAGCTAACTCGTTCGTGGACATAAACGGCTTAGAGCTTATGCACCAACAAGATAGCTTTGGATAACGTTTCTATTACAAATCCAACAGGAATATTCTTCGAGTATTATAAACTAACCTTGACTCACCAAATATCGATGACATACAATACATATACGTTTTATATACAAATCGCATATCAATGGGCATTGTAAAAATATCAGAAGAGCTTCATGCAGAAGTAAGAAAAGCCAGTTCAGTTATGTCACGTTCTATTAATTCACAAGCTGAATTTTGGATGAAAATTGGCATGCTAGCAGAGCTTCACCCTCAACTTTCATTCAATCAAATCATAGCGGATCTTATGAAATCAGCAGAAGTATCTATTTCAAATCTAACAGTAGTCGAAGGATCGGATGATGAATAATAGCGTGAATATTAAAACAACGACTGAAATAGAACTAATGCGTAATTCAGGAAAGTTACTTGCTCAGGTTTTTCATATGCTGGATTCTTATATTAAGCCTGGCATTTCAACAATGGATATCAATAACAAAGTTGAAAACTTTATTGTTAATGATTTAAAGGCTCGCCCTGCAAGTAAGGGACAATATGACTATCAGTATGTTTTAAATTCTTCTATCAATGAAGTTGTATGTCATGGCGTACCTAAAGTAACTCAATTTCTGAAAAGTAAAGATATCATCAACTTAGATATTACTTTGGAAAAGGATGGTTTTATTGCTGATTCAAGCAAAATGTTTGTTATGCCAGACGCATCTCCTTTAGCTAAAAAACTTGTTGAAGTCACGTATGACGCAATGTGGGCTGGTATCAAACAGGTAAAACCAGGAGCCAGACTTGGCGATGTCGGATATGCGATTCAACGTTATGCAGAGTCTTATGGTTACAGCATAGTAAGAGAATATTGTGGTCACGGTATTGGCAGAGAAATGCATGAAGAACCACAAGTTAGTCACTATGGTTCTCCAAACCAAGGTCTTCTACTCAAGGAAGGCATGGTGTTCACCATTGAACCAATGGTGAATCAAGGCTCAGCGAAAATAAAAAACAAAAAAGATGGTTGGACAGTAGTTACTCGAGATAAGAAACTTTCAGCTCAATCTGAGCATACGGTATTAGTAACAAGTTCAGGTTATGATGTACTAACTTTACGTGAAGAGGAAAAGTATCCTGCCAATTAATACTGGGCACCGTTTTCAATCCATAACTGTAAATAATGTGATATGAGAAACCACCAAACTCCTGACATGAGAAGATGTATGACAAGTTGATATGGGTATATTATAAGTGAGTAACGACGCTAAGCCAATGAGCCACAGAAACTGATTATCGCTTAAGCTCCGAAATTTACGACAGTGCTAAACGTTGATAGGTAAGCCGTTAGTCCAGAGTTTAGCGATACCAATAACAGTGCTTTTATGATCCATATTTTTACTCGCTAAATTCCTCTGTTTACAAAACCCTTGCTCTTGGTTGAAAATAGATGAGGCGACTTGGCGACCACCCATTGTAATTTTTGACGTTTTAGCCGATCTTAACTTGGTAAACTGCTTAAATACCTTAGATATATCATTCACATTTTCTTTTAAACAATGAACAAAGTGCCATGCATCTTCCAGCGCCTGACAAGCTCCTTGACCAGAAGTGGGTAAAGCAGAATGCGCAGCATCACCGAGTAATATGACATTATTTTTATGCCAGATTTTTATTGGGTTATGATCATGAACATAAATTTTATTAATCCGGGATAAAGGTGTTTCATCGATGATCTTCATAATAGGATCAGGCCAACTAGCAAACAGTGAACAGAGTTCGGATTTATACAAGTCAGGGTTTACCTCGTCTATATTTTTAGATACGACACATCCAGCCCAATAAGCTTTTGTTTTTGATACAGGTACTATTCCGAAACGCTCTCCAACTCCCACATAATCTGAAACTGAAAGGTCAGTGAAAATCTCATCTTTACACTCAAATACACCAATCCAATTAACAACACCCTGATAAACAGGATCGTTATTACCATTTACATACTTTCTCGCAAATGAATTCATACGGCCATCAGCGCCAATAATGATATCTGGTTCGATATTTTTACCATTGGTAAATTGCACACAAACTTTGTTGTTATCGTTATTTGAAAGTGAAGTTACATCATGTTGGTAATGTATATTGATATCCAGTTCAAGAGTCCGTTGAGTCAATATCGCCATCAAATCTTTACGAAGAATAGAATAGCTAGGGTATGCCATTAATTGATTTAGTTGAGTTATGTCTAATGAACCTAGCGGCTCGCCATGACTAGAAAAACGGTGCATATAGTTGAGTGAACCTGCCACTTTGGCTACTTGGCTTAACACTCCAAGTTGGTCTAAAACAAATGAAGCATTCGGCCAGCATACAATACCGGCACCAATCTCGCTTGGTCGACTATGTCGTTCATAGACATCAACCTCAAAGCCTGCTTGCTTCAATGCAATGGCAGTACTTAATCCACCGATACCGCCGCCTAATATACCTATTTTCATAAATGAGTCCTTATTCCTAATAATGTAGGGAAAACGTGCATTCAGCTCATGTTGAGTCTTGTCAGTTATCTCTTTTTTAGCTGAATAGTTATTAATGACAAACAATATAATTCATATCATTTATGATTATTAGCTGGTATAAGTTGGACTTATTGATATCAGTAATGGGATGGTGTAATGGGTAATATTGATTTTATTTCACTCCGAATATTTTCTTTGGTGGCTGAAAAAGGCAGTTTTATCGGCGCTGCAAAAGCATTACAAATGCCATCTTCAAACGTGAGTCGTACTATTTCACAATTAGAGGATAAGCTACAAGTCCGCTTAATTGAACGAAGTACCCGACATATGAGATTAACCGAGTCAGGTGCGCTACTTTATTCTCGGTCTGGTGCATTACTCGACGCCTTAGCGCAACTCGAATCTGACATCACATCCAATAAAACGCAACTTAAAGGCCCACTAAGGCTCTGTATTCCGAGTGAAATGGGCCCCAAATTATTGGGGGATTCTATTATTGATTTTTCATTAAAATATCCTGAAATCAGTATTAACTGTACGACGAACTTAGCCGGATTTGAGTCCTTAATTGAGGATATCGACATTGCAATTATTGTAACTAGGGGGGATCTACCAGACAGTGATTATATTGCACAAAAACTAGCTGAGTTCCCATGTTGCATTGTGGCAGCACCCAAAGTCATTAAGCAATGGGGTAAACCAAGTAACATCAGTGATTTTAGAGCATTACCTTGCATCACCACTGCAACTGCACTCCAAGGGAAAGCTTGGCAATTTATTAAAGACAGTGGGGAGTTTCATCACATAAGCGTGTCTAGTAACTTTAAAGTGAACAGCGGCGAAATGGCTTTTAAGGCAGCCTTATCGGGGGTTGGCTTTGCTATCCTTTCTCGTCATGCTTGTGATGAACATATAAAAGATGGCAGTCTCATTGAATTAAATTTTGCATCCAAGGCCGCACCGTTAAACCTATACGCAGTATACTCTCATCGAGTATTTCGCCCTGAAAAGTTCAGGGTATTTATTGATTTTTTAAAAGCCGATTTAGCTCAATTTATATGAAGTTAACTTTCGGGTTTCCCATTAACTCTTTACCAACTTAGCTCATAGGCAGCATTTGTTTGTCTAATAGAGAAAACCGAAAAGCTATCGACGATTAAGTCCGCTAACGCTAAATCTGATTTTTTATGACTTGTTAACAAGGCAACAGTAAAACATCCAGCATCTTTTGCTGATTTTATTCCTGCTGGAGAATCTTCAAATGCGATACAACGTCGAGGATCTAAACCTAGATTTTGAGCCGCTAAAATAAATGGAGCAGGATGAGGTTTCCCATTAGTTACATCTTCGGCGCAAACCATGCTATCTGGAAGTTCAAACCCAGATGCAAGTAAACTCGTTTCTGCTACTTTTCTAGGCCCACTCGTTGCTATAGCCCATGAATTTTTCGGTATGCTTTTAACAAATTTTAATGCACCTTCAATTTCAGTGGCAGACTTCATTGCATGAATAGCAATATCTTTCACCGTATTTTCTTCATCAACATTTGAGTATTGGCGGTCTACTAATGTAAGCGTTTCGATTATTTTACGCCCATGAACATGAGGAAATATGTCTGAAAATTCAATGTTTTTTTGTGATGCCCATGTTTTCCAAATATTATTTATAACCTGAGTTGTGTTTACGAGAGTAGCGTCAACATCAAAAATAAATCCTTGGCAGGTAGTAATATTCATAAAGTCCATCCATTAAAATAATTGACTAATTGTTACGTTCTTTCGTTAATTTTATTGTTACGTTTTTATATACTGTCTTCGGATTATGTCCATAAAGAGAGAAAAAATAGAGACATAACAAACCAAGAGAGAAGAGGCCTGAAATAAAACCATCTAAGAATATTTGAGGTATTTTTGAGATTATTTTCTCATAGATGTCAGAGGATATAGATGGCTTGCTACTAAAAAAATAATATGCGTAGTATGAAGGTAAATAGATAGATTTATACATTAGCCATGAAGATGCAGATATGGGCACTAGAAACATAAATGGTTTTAATTGTCTTATTGGGAACACGAAATACACCATCATAATCAGACACAAAACAGCTAAAAATAATGACGAAGAAATGTACCTAAATGGAAACGTTCCGGACATATCGCCCTCATACATCGTCAAAACAATCGATCCGAACATACTTAAGAGAATGAACTTACCGACTTCTTTAGTGTTTGCTGTTCTGATAAAAATATAACCCAAAACACTTATCAATGAAGATAACCAAACGACAACTTCAAATCTTATGTCTACGGTAAACTGAGGCAGTGCCGTAGCAGCCATTATAACAATGGCGTGTACCACTGGATATACGAAAACTATAACGACACTAAGCCTAATTAACCCCCAAATAAAGATTTTTAACATACTTTCTTAATTCCTGCTTGAGGCCTAATGAGTGATAGTCGTAACGTGTGCCGGGCTTTGTTATAAAGTGAGCTCGCTAAATAAATCAACATATAATCAGCATTTGTTTTCCTTGTAAGTAATCGGAGATACTAGCTATGTAACTGAGTCTATTGATATTAACTTTAGCAGCAAGGTAAACCGGATTGTCTTTTTATAAATCGTGACTGATTTCACAAAATACCAATAACAGGCTATAAAATCATAGTGTCACCCATTTCAATTGAACAGTGTTGCTGTAATCATTTATAGCGGGTAAGGGGGTAGCCGCTGTGGTGATCTTCGCGATAATTTTGATTCAAATGGCGCGTTATTGTATGTGGGTACAAGACGGATTGCAGAGTTTGAGGTTGGCGGTGTATTAAGCGTTAGAAGACTTGATGTGGGTGGCCATCGTTGATTAAGCGTAATTAGCGATGGCAGTTAGATGTTAATTGACTATTTACTGTTACGGTTAATCAGCTGTTAAGTATTTTTTGGTGATTTCGTTCATAAAAGAAAGCATTGTTTTTAATCGTGGTGATGAACTTTTCTTACTGGCATAGACGGCATAAATCGTCACATTTGGGCTGACCTTTATTTCTGGTGCAATTTTGATAAGTTTTTTTTCTTTCACTAATTTCCGACAATAAATATCAGGTAATAGGGATATTCCTGCACCTGCTACGACCGAGTCGCGTACCATCAGTACATCTTCGAGTTGATTTGCCATAGGGAAGGTCACAGGATATTTATTTCCATCGGGTGCGAATAAACAAAAATTAGCAGGATAATTTTCTTGGGTATGATAATAACGCACATGTTTTTGTATTTCTAACCAACTGGAGTTGATCAACTCTGGATAAGCAGATAAATAGGTAGGAGAACTCATCCAGCAAAGCTCAATATCTGCAAGATGTTGAGCATAAAATCCCGAAGGAACCAATGGACCAAGTTGGATAGCTAAGTCTAACTTGTCTTCATACAAATTCAAGATTCGTGTAGTGCTTTTCATGTTTAAGCAAATGTCTGGAAAACGCGTAACAAAGTCATTTAAATGTGGAGCCATGACTTCTCGTGAAAATGCCAAGGTGACAGCGATATTTAATTCTCCTGCAAGTCCTTTTTGGCAGAGTTCATCACCAGCAAGGTTAACCTGTTCGAGTAATGGTTTTAGTTGCTGATATAGTTGTGCTCCATCAGAAGTAAGACGAAGATAACGATTGTTACGTTCTAGGAGTTTTACATTAAGCCGCTCTTCTAAGCGAGCTATTGCCGACTAATACTTGATTTTTGTATGTTTAATCGTACTGCGGCTTTTGAAAAACTGTTGCTTTCAGCTACGGCAATAAATAAAGGTAAGTCATTCAAATTCCAATTCATAGCTATCCTAAATGTAATACATAAATCAGAAAAATATTATACGAGTATAGAATGTTTTTTATCATAAATAACTATTCATAAGATATTGAGCTTTAGCTCACTTATCTATTAATCCCGAGTTTATTTTAACTACTTTATACCATTAAGCAAAGTTGAAAATAAGCAACGCAGTGTTGCTTTATTGAGACTATTACGGTGATGATGAAACTCATATAGTGGATGAAAGATACATACCTACCAATATAAAATTAAACAATAATATTAAATAGATAAATTAGATTTATCTCTCTGATTATTCTGATTTCAATATAAAGAGAGAATCAATGTCTACGTATAAATCGAATACCTTAATGAAAATTTGTTTATTATTGGGGTGCAGCTTACTTGTCATGGGGAACGCTGCGATAGGCCCTTCATTGACACAGATTAATCAGGTGTTTAATGACCCGTTCTACGTGTCATTACTCATGACATTACCTGCAATCGGAGTGGTATTATCGGCGCCATTTGTTGACAAGCTAATGAGGCTCGTCGGAGAGAAAAACGCGTTACTTGTTGGACTATTTATTTATGGGGCAGCTGGTAGTAGTGGTCTATGGCTTAACTCAATCTATGCGCTATTATACTTTCGTTTGTTATTTGGTGTTGGTATTGCGATATGCATGACTGTCATTAATCATATTATAGGAAGTGCATTTCAAGGTAAATCGCGTACAGACTTTATCTCTTTCCAATCAATAGCAGTTAATCTGGGGGGCGTTGTGTTTGTGCTCTTAAGCGGTAGCTTAGCAGAATATAATTGGCGTTTTCCATTTTCCCTATATTTACTGTCCTTTGTCATTTTAATTATGTCGGCAAAGGCGATTACTATACCCACACATAGGGATAATGAGATAAAAAAACGTTTAACAGGATCTGATATTAAGCGGGTCTTTCCTTCCTATGTAATGGGTTTAATTGGTATGCTTTTTTACTATATGATCCTTATTAATTTACCTTTTACACTGGTTTCATCTTTATCTTTAACAAGTAGTATGATCGGTATAGTTATGGCCGGTATGAGCGTGCTCTCGGTAATTGTCGCTTATTTATTTCGGCATATGTTGTCAACGTTGGGTGAGCGATGGTTATTAGTTATTTGCTTCAGTTGTTATGCAATTGCATTAACTTTGCTTGCACTAACTCAATTTGAATGGCGGGCTTATGTCACGATTGTATTTTCAGGAATAGGTTTTGGATTATTACTACCAACGTTAAGCCATATGATCATGTCGTTAAGTACTGCGGTACTGCGTGCTCGTTTAATGAGTGGGTTTGTGATGTCTTACTTCTTGGGGCAGGCGCTTAGTGCATTTGTTTTACAGCTAAATATGTTACTACCAGAAGGGCTAGTTTTTCTTATCTTTGCCATGATTGCGGCTATTACGGCATGCTTGTGCGCTCGTTTTCTCGATATAAAAGAGCCAAAAGAGGAGGCGTTAAAGGTAAGAGAGAATGACGTCTGCTTTGGGAAGAACTTCTCATGAAATTAGTACCTGTTGTTAACTTAGTGCCTCATTATATGAATGATCCAGGGTCTCTGACCAAGCGACTTAAAGCTCGGTGTGTCAATTTCCATATTATTGAGCAAGAAAAAGGTAAGTTGGATCAGAGTACGTTTTTTCGTCAAACTATACTGATGAACAACCAGTCTAGTTTAATATTAGCGCGATCGTCTTTAATGTCAGAGGACTCTGTGATAGTGAATAAATTTTGTGAGCTTGGAGATAAATCTTTGGGTGAACAATTATTATTTGCAGAGCAGAACGTAAAGCGTAGTGAGTATTCGTTTTTCCAAGTTAGTCAGCTTGATCGTGACATGATAAATCTAGATAGAACGGAAATAGTGTATGCAAGACGTTCTTATTTTAGATGGCAGAGCAACCAGCTATCATTGCTTGAAATATTCTTACCTGATGCACATGATATATTGAGAGGGGAACGCTAGTATTGAGTGGCCATCGCTAATTAAGCGTAATTAGCGATGGCTGTAAGGCGTTGCTTATATCTGGGTGATATTAAGCGTCGTCTTTTTCTGATTCGTCAGACTCTTCAACGATTTCTTCTGCATTATCTTCAACGCTTTCTGAAACGAGGCGAATGCGACGTGCGTTACGTTCGATTTGGTTTTGTAAGAAACCTTTTAATTCAGTTTCAGCCCAAATTTGTGCTTCAGCTTCTGAAGCAAAGCCCGCTTGGCTTTTTGATACAACTGTTTTTTTAGATGTGATTTTTCTCACTATCTCAGCAGTCCAAGAACCGTCTACTAGTACCAAATTAAAATCGTACTTTTTACCTTTTGCCATGTGTCTATTTCCTAGCGATTATTCAGTGTGATGATATCCCCAAACTACTTTAGGATGCTTTATCTGAGACTAGCTTGGATATCTTATTTATGCTTTTTCATTCTACTTAATCATCGCGATACATTTTGTTATCAACACTGGATAAAGAGAAATGAATTAGAAGGCGGGATTCTAGGCTAAAATGACAAAAACACCAGCAGTTAATGAAATTCATCGCAACATTTTGTTGTATTTCGTCATTTATTAGCGGTATTTACGTAAAGAAGGGTAATTTTAATTAGCCCTACTTGTTATATTTCGTGATTATCGGTAAAAAGAAGCCCTATGATTAATTACAACGTAAGAATGTATGCGCATCACTAAACCAACAAACAACGCAAATATAAGCCTGCTGTTAATAGTAGCATTTTTGATTGTTTGCATGGTTAACAATGCTTATTCATTTAATCAGCCTGTGCTAAGTAGTGCTCAATTAACCAGTGCTCAATTAGACAATGTTCCGTTAAATAGCCTGACTAGTACTAATGAAAGTGTGAATTCTAATGCTGACTTTAGCGCTGTGACGAACACCGAACTTACAGATGCCAGTTATCTTGATAACAGTGACGGTGCCTGTAAACTGACTGAAAAATTATTACAAAAAGCCAGTACGCATATGGACGAGCTA is part of the Moritella viscosa genome and encodes:
- a CDS encoding methionine aminopeptidase; this encodes MMNNSVNIKTTTEIELMRNSGKLLAQVFHMLDSYIKPGISTMDINNKVENFIVNDLKARPASKGQYDYQYVLNSSINEVVCHGVPKVTQFLKSKDIINLDITLEKDGFIADSSKMFVMPDASPLAKKLVEVTYDAMWAGIKQVKPGARLGDVGYAIQRYAESYGYSIVREYCGHGIGREMHEEPQVSHYGSPNQGLLLKEGMVFTIEPMVNQGSAKIKNKKDGWTVVTRDKKLSAQSEHTVLVTSSGYDVLTLREEEKYPAN
- a CDS encoding membrane protein, giving the protein MRITKPTNNANISLLLIVAFLIVCMVNNAYSFNQPVLSSAQLTSAQLDNVPLNSLTSTNESVNSNADFSAVTNTELTDASYLDNSDGACKLTEKLLQKASTHMDELVMVILMIILFSHYFTRQTPNFTYLANTFVPSRRRHLILCKFEE
- a CDS encoding haloacid dehalogenase-like hydrolase, which encodes MDFMNITTCQGFIFDVDATLVNTTQVINNIWKTWASQKNIEFSDIFPHVHGRKIIETLTLVDRQYSNVDEENTVKDIAIHAMKSATEIEGALKFVKSIPKNSWAIATSGPRKVAETSLLASGFELPDSMVCAEDVTNGKPHPAPFILAAQNLGLDPRRCIAFEDSPAGIKSAKDAGCFTVALLTSHKKSDLALADLIVDSFSVFSIRQTNAAYELSW
- a CDS encoding MFS transporter, which translates into the protein MSTYKSNTLMKICLLLGCSLLVMGNAAIGPSLTQINQVFNDPFYVSLLMTLPAIGVVLSAPFVDKLMRLVGEKNALLVGLFIYGAAGSSGLWLNSIYALLYFRLLFGVGIAICMTVINHIIGSAFQGKSRTDFISFQSIAVNLGGVVFVLLSGSLAEYNWRFPFSLYLLSFVILIMSAKAITIPTHRDNEIKKRLTGSDIKRVFPSYVMGLIGMLFYYMILINLPFTLVSSLSLTSSMIGIVMAGMSVLSVIVAYLFRHMLSTLGERWLLVICFSCYAIALTLLALTQFEWRAYVTIVFSGIGFGLLLPTLSHMIMSLSTAVLRARLMSGFVMSYFLGQALSAFVLQLNMLLPEGLVFLIFAMIAAITACLCARFLDIKEPKEEALKVRENDVCFGKNFS
- a CDS encoding HTH-type transcriptional regulator, LysR family — translated: MGNIDFISLRIFSLVAEKGSFIGAAKALQMPSSNVSRTISQLEDKLQVRLIERSTRHMRLTESGALLYSRSGALLDALAQLESDITSNKTQLKGPLRLCIPSEMGPKLLGDSIIDFSLKYPEISINCTTNLAGFESLIEDIDIAIIVTRGDLPDSDYIAQKLAEFPCCIVAAPKVIKQWGKPSNISDFRALPCITTATALQGKAWQFIKDSGEFHHISVSSNFKVNSGEMAFKAALSGVGFAILSRHACDEHIKDGSLIELNFASKAAPLNLYAVYSHRVFRPEKFRVFIDFLKADLAQFI
- a CDS encoding putative exported protein; translated protein: MKFTIPLLLSAAVLLPSVSVAASNAITPPTLTSVSATEVPNIFSEKKLPIAIVGGYQIENAILTARTLSCGINVSDLEIEAKLRWDGTTPKILLVGMNLIMCRSGVTSPFSIDLSEFIHNIPVHVLDRLEVANNVSLGL
- a CDS encoding putative chorismate lyase, whose protein sequence is MKLVPVVNLVPHYMNDPGSLTKRLKARCVNFHIIEQEKGKLDQSTFFRQTILMNNQSSLILARSSLMSEDSVIVNKFCELGDKSLGEQLLFAEQNVKRSEYSFFQVSQLDRDMINLDRTEIVYARRSYFRWQSNQLSLLEIFLPDAHDILRGER
- a CDS encoding FAD dependent oxidoreductase, whose translation is MKIGILGGGIGGLSTAIALKQAGFEVDVYERHSRPSEIGAGIVCWPNASFVLDQLGVLSQVAKVAGSLNYMHRFSSHGEPLGSLDITQLNQLMAYPSYSILRKDLMAILTQRTLELDINIHYQHDVTSLSNNDNNKVCVQFTNGKNIEPDIIIGADGRMNSFARKYVNGNNDPVYQGVVNWIGVFECKDEIFTDLSVSDYVGVGERFGIVPVSKTKAYWAGCVVSKNIDEVNPDLYKSELCSLFASWPDPIMKIIDETPLSRINKIYVHDHNPIKIWHKNNVILLGDAAHSALPTSGQGACQALEDAWHFVHCLKENVNDISKVFKQFTKLRSAKTSKITMGGRQVASSIFNQEQGFCKQRNLASKNMDHKSTVIGIAKLWTNGLPINV
- a CDS encoding membrane protein — translated: MLKIFIWGLIRLSVVIVFVYPVVHAIVIMAATALPQFTVDIRFEVVVWLSSLISVLGYIFIRTANTKEVGKFILLSMFGSIVLTMYEGDMSGTFPFRYISSSLFLAVLCLIMMVYFVFPIRQLKPFMFLVPISASSWLMYKSIYLPSYYAYYFFSSKPSISSDIYEKIISKIPQIFLDGFISGLFSLGLLCLYFFSLYGHNPKTVYKNVTIKLTKERNN